The proteins below come from a single Edaphobacter acidisoli genomic window:
- a CDS encoding anhydro-N-acetylmuramic acid kinase, whose translation MKSMVVAGIMSGTSADGVDVALCKISPASSRSGTPRIKLLHHAGFSYPKNVREAVLAAMNAKSISVADLSRLNWRLGEIYAEAVSKTQAKSGTKVELVGCHGQTLYHQGVATRYLGVPVRCTWQSGESSVIAERLRIPVVSDFRPADMAAGGQGAPLVPMLDYVMFSSPKTNRVLQNLGGIGNLTAIPAGASAESLLAFDTGPANMVIDGCMMRLFNKPFDRAGATALRGRVVDAVVQHTLREPYFSFPPPKSCGREEFGEAFVSRFIKQCHKARATDADIVATATALTAKSIADAYRGFAAPHLLRHALKATTEFVVAGGGAKNVALMAILRKELAPQGVKVRLMEELGIPSQAKEAVAFALLAWLTWFAFPGNIPSATGASRNVVLGRITHG comes from the coding sequence ATGAAGAGCATGGTTGTGGCAGGCATCATGAGCGGCACATCCGCCGACGGAGTGGATGTGGCTCTATGCAAAATCTCCCCAGCTTCATCTAGGAGCGGCACACCTCGCATAAAACTCCTCCATCACGCAGGCTTTTCTTATCCGAAAAATGTGCGCGAAGCCGTGCTTGCCGCGATGAACGCAAAGTCTATTTCGGTTGCCGATCTCTCGCGCCTGAACTGGCGACTCGGTGAGATATACGCCGAAGCCGTGTCCAAGACGCAAGCAAAGTCAGGCACCAAGGTCGAGTTAGTTGGTTGCCACGGCCAAACGCTCTATCACCAGGGCGTCGCTACGAGATATCTTGGCGTACCTGTGCGCTGCACCTGGCAATCAGGCGAATCCAGCGTCATAGCAGAGCGCCTCCGTATCCCGGTTGTGAGCGACTTTCGTCCCGCCGACATGGCAGCGGGAGGACAAGGCGCACCACTTGTGCCAATGCTTGACTACGTCATGTTCAGCTCACCAAAGACAAACCGTGTGCTGCAAAATCTCGGCGGAATCGGTAACTTGACAGCCATTCCTGCTGGTGCCTCCGCGGAGTCACTTCTTGCCTTCGACACAGGCCCCGCAAACATGGTGATAGACGGTTGCATGATGCGTTTATTCAACAAACCATTCGATCGAGCAGGAGCTACAGCTCTGCGAGGTCGTGTAGTCGACGCTGTTGTGCAGCACACCTTACGCGAACCCTACTTCTCTTTTCCGCCTCCAAAGTCCTGCGGACGTGAAGAGTTTGGAGAGGCGTTCGTCTCGCGGTTCATCAAGCAATGTCACAAAGCCAGGGCAACCGATGCAGACATCGTCGCCACGGCAACGGCGTTGACCGCAAAGTCTATTGCCGATGCGTATCGAGGCTTCGCCGCGCCACACCTCTTGCGCCATGCCCTGAAAGCAACGACAGAGTTCGTCGTCGCCGGAGGTGGCGCGAAAAACGTCGCATTGATGGCAATACTACGAAAAGAATTAGCGCCGCAAGGCGTGAAGGTGCGATTGATGGAAGAATTGGGAATCCCTTCTCAGGCCAAAGAAGCTGTTGCCTTTGCACTGCTTGCGTGGCTGACATGGTTTGCTTTCCCAGGCAATATTCCTTCTGCCACTGGAGCTTCGCGCAACGTCGTATTAGGTAGGATTACGCACGGATGA
- the mutS gene encoding DNA mismatch repair protein MutS, whose amino-acid sequence MSKETANETTLTPAMRQYRAAKDAHPDALVFFRMGDFYELFYEDAVLASKELQLALTARDKAKSVPMCGVPYHAAETYLQRLLRKGYRVAICEQMEDPKLAKTLVHRGVTRVLTPGTALDPSLSAEQSNYLASICVTGSATHQHCGLALLDLSTGEFRATEFSGEHAWTMLLDEIGRVRPVELLYGKGLLGGVDLVGEESDESTMLNSIRTKTSVDEWVFTTNYAVPLVQHHFRVHSLDGMGLGGHELAATAAGALLHYMRETKQGGLEHVDGLRFYERSSCLELDAVSVRNLELVEPLFSGESVQTTLFYTLDACSTPMGKRLLRASLLRPASELAEIEARLEAVAEAATNLRHREELRRAMDGILDMERLLSRVALDSAGPREVMALAGTLKCLPDLAQATKQLQVTRWRDLAASLDPLQDIHEMIVGAIAEEPPASLSDGGAIRPGVDAELDELRELSRSGRQALAAIEERERQRTGITSLKVRFNNVFGYYIEVTKSNAKAVPADYERKQTLVNAERFTTPELKEYETKILTAQERSGEIERRIFAELRRQLLASAARVRETARRVAEIDLLSCFAHLAALRGWTRPAVEVSGVLEFVNARHPVVERRMEESGSGRFIPNSVHLDADSGPSVLLITGPNMGGKSTYLRQTALLVIMAQMGCFVPAEQMRLGLVDRIYTRIGASDNVARGRSTFMVEMTETAAILNTATARSLVLLDEMGRGTATYDGLSLAWATVEYLHNHVGARTLFATHYHELTLLSEKLDHLKNLRVTVKETAGGIVFLHTVESGPASKSYGIEVARLAGLPSGVISRAREVLKLHERAESQQVREAASAPQLQMTMFTPLSQTIVDRLSELDVDGLTPRDALNLLADLQKEIKGA is encoded by the coding sequence ATGAGCAAGGAAACGGCCAACGAAACTACACTAACCCCCGCGATGCGTCAGTACCGCGCCGCAAAGGATGCCCATCCCGATGCGCTCGTCTTCTTTCGCATGGGCGACTTCTACGAGCTGTTCTACGAAGATGCCGTACTGGCTTCGAAAGAGCTGCAACTGGCTCTGACAGCACGCGATAAGGCAAAGTCCGTGCCGATGTGCGGTGTCCCCTATCATGCAGCGGAAACGTATCTGCAACGCCTGCTGCGCAAAGGCTATCGCGTCGCTATCTGCGAACAGATGGAGGATCCCAAGCTCGCCAAAACGCTCGTGCACCGCGGGGTGACCCGCGTCCTCACCCCCGGCACCGCACTCGATCCTTCACTTAGCGCCGAGCAGAGCAACTATCTCGCTAGCATCTGCGTAACGGGCAGCGCCACACATCAACATTGCGGGCTAGCGCTGCTTGATCTCTCCACCGGCGAGTTTCGCGCCACCGAATTCAGTGGCGAACATGCGTGGACAATGCTTCTGGACGAAATTGGACGTGTGCGACCCGTGGAACTGCTCTATGGCAAAGGCTTGCTGGGCGGAGTAGACCTTGTCGGCGAAGAATCCGATGAATCCACCATGTTGAACAGCATCCGCACGAAGACTTCAGTCGATGAGTGGGTCTTCACCACCAACTACGCCGTGCCGCTCGTACAACATCACTTCCGCGTCCACTCGCTCGATGGAATGGGTCTGGGTGGACATGAGCTCGCAGCTACAGCAGCAGGCGCTCTTCTGCACTACATGCGCGAGACCAAGCAGGGCGGCCTCGAACACGTCGACGGCCTGCGCTTCTACGAGCGCTCCAGTTGCCTCGAACTCGACGCCGTCAGCGTGCGCAACCTTGAACTAGTCGAACCACTCTTCTCGGGCGAGTCGGTACAGACAACGCTCTTCTATACACTCGACGCCTGTTCGACTCCAATGGGCAAGCGACTCCTGCGCGCCTCTCTGCTTCGTCCAGCCAGTGAGTTGGCTGAGATTGAAGCCAGGCTCGAAGCCGTGGCTGAAGCAGCAACTAACCTGCGGCACCGCGAAGAGCTTCGCCGTGCAATGGACGGCATTCTCGACATGGAACGCCTGCTTAGCCGCGTGGCGCTCGATTCAGCGGGCCCGCGCGAGGTCATGGCGCTGGCCGGAACACTAAAGTGCTTGCCTGACCTGGCCCAAGCGACAAAACAATTGCAGGTCACCCGTTGGCGCGATTTGGCAGCAAGCCTCGATCCCCTCCAAGACATCCACGAGATGATCGTGGGCGCCATCGCCGAAGAGCCTCCGGCCTCACTTTCTGATGGAGGAGCAATCCGTCCTGGTGTTGATGCGGAGTTGGACGAACTCCGCGAACTCAGCCGCAGCGGCAGGCAGGCTCTTGCGGCCATCGAAGAACGCGAACGCCAACGGACAGGCATCACCTCGCTCAAAGTCCGCTTCAACAATGTCTTCGGCTACTACATCGAAGTCACGAAGTCCAATGCAAAGGCCGTCCCCGCCGACTACGAACGCAAGCAAACACTGGTGAACGCCGAACGATTCACCACGCCTGAACTCAAGGAGTACGAGACCAAAATCCTGACCGCGCAGGAGCGGAGCGGCGAGATCGAGCGCAGGATCTTTGCCGAATTACGCCGTCAACTCCTCGCCTCCGCAGCCCGCGTGCGCGAAACAGCGCGCCGTGTAGCCGAGATCGACCTGCTCAGCTGCTTCGCTCACCTGGCCGCGCTGCGCGGATGGACACGCCCCGCAGTCGAAGTAAGCGGCGTGCTCGAGTTCGTCAACGCTCGGCACCCTGTCGTCGAGCGGCGCATGGAAGAGTCCGGGAGCGGAAGGTTCATACCGAACTCAGTGCATCTCGACGCGGACAGCGGCCCATCCGTTCTGCTGATCACCGGCCCCAACATGGGCGGCAAATCTACTTACCTGCGACAGACCGCGCTGCTTGTCATCATGGCGCAGATGGGCTGCTTCGTTCCCGCCGAGCAGATGCGGCTTGGCCTCGTAGACCGCATCTATACGCGCATCGGCGCAAGTGATAACGTGGCGCGGGGTCGCTCCACATTTATGGTGGAGATGACCGAAACCGCCGCCATCCTGAACACAGCCACAGCGCGCTCGCTCGTGCTACTCGACGAGATGGGCCGCGGCACTGCAACCTACGATGGCCTGTCGCTCGCGTGGGCCACCGTCGAATATCTGCATAATCACGTTGGCGCACGAACCCTCTTCGCCACCCACTACCATGAATTGACGCTTCTATCCGAAAAGCTCGACCACCTCAAAAACCTGCGAGTCACGGTGAAGGAAACTGCAGGCGGAATAGTCTTCCTCCACACTGTCGAATCTGGCCCGGCAAGCAAGAGCTACGGCATCGAAGTAGCCCGGCTCGCTGGATTGCCTTCGGGGGTAATTTCGCGAGCGCGCGAAGTGCTAAAACTTCACGAACGGGCGGAATCGCAGCAGGTGCGCGAAGCTGCTTCCGCACCGCAGTTGCAAATGACGATGTTCACTCCGCTCTCACAGACGATTGTCGACAGGCTGAGCGAGCTCGATGTGGACGGACTCACTCCCCGCGACGCGCTCAACCTATTGGCAGATCTTCAGAAGGAGATCAAAGGCGCATGA
- the ccsA gene encoding cytochrome c biogenesis protein CcsA, whose product MSLFWLRVAVFLYGLAALAVLPAALYERPRWRHVAIPTATAAFFFHFVSLAEMLNAAHHRLPVDAHELQVLVALLLAAAFLTVYWRYGTVSLGVFVLPIVFLLGLIPAFAPDQQQAGLVLNSSIWIFLHIALILAAYAALFLSLLASLLYLVQERLLKQKKPGIQWLPPLETTDQIALKTLLFGFPCMTAGLLIGSLVAQATIGASYFRDPKILLAFGMWLAYVVMIFIRRHSGLRGRRAVYLSSFVFLIILTVWAANQFSAVHRFTAP is encoded by the coding sequence ATGTCCCTTTTCTGGCTCAGAGTCGCGGTTTTTCTGTACGGTCTGGCCGCGCTCGCCGTTCTTCCCGCAGCGCTCTATGAACGGCCCAGGTGGCGTCATGTGGCCATCCCGACGGCAACGGCTGCATTCTTCTTTCACTTCGTCTCGTTGGCGGAGATGCTGAATGCCGCGCATCATCGCCTTCCTGTCGACGCGCATGAGTTGCAGGTGCTCGTGGCATTGCTCCTTGCAGCAGCTTTCCTGACGGTCTACTGGCGATACGGCACAGTCTCGCTCGGCGTTTTTGTCCTGCCCATCGTCTTTCTCTTGGGATTGATCCCGGCGTTTGCTCCCGATCAGCAGCAGGCAGGTCTTGTTTTGAATAGCAGCATCTGGATCTTTCTCCACATCGCGTTAATTCTGGCGGCGTATGCCGCACTCTTTCTGAGTTTGCTTGCATCGCTGCTCTATCTCGTTCAAGAGAGGCTATTGAAGCAGAAGAAACCAGGAATTCAGTGGCTGCCGCCGCTCGAAACTACCGATCAGATAGCCCTCAAAACGTTGCTGTTCGGCTTTCCCTGCATGACTGCAGGCCTGCTGATCGGTTCCTTGGTCGCGCAGGCGACGATTGGGGCAAGCTATTTCCGTGACCCGAAGATTTTGCTCGCCTTCGGGATGTGGCTAGCCTATGTAGTGATGATCTTCATCCGCCGCCACTCCGGACTGCGCGGACGCCGGGCGGTCTATCTCTCGAGCTTCGTCTTCCTCATCATCCTCACCGTCTGGGCTGCAAATCAGTTCAGTGCCGTCCACAGGTTTACCGCGCCATGA
- the hemA gene encoding glutamyl-tRNA reductase — MSQARQISLVLLGVNHNTAPIEVRERLAIPSGSLADATRTLVHQPGIREGLILSTCNRVELVTLQEDSSESDGKADLLRFLHEYFSVPPGEIQPHLYEFREREAVRHLFRVASSLDSMVVGEPQILGQVKESYTVAREVGAVAGNLEGLLQRAFTVAKRIRNETQIGSSSVSIASVAVDLALKIFGSLEGKTILLVGAGKMSELAARHLIQQGASTILVANRTQVRAEKIAEELAGPKIHTEAIAFSDLHAQAARADIVISSTGSSEKIFHASHGQHFLQQRRNRPMFFIDIAVPRDVDPGLNEVEGCFVYDIDDLQQVAQANLADRAREAEVAENIVSKEVDKYQQRLQSRDAVPAIVALQQNAEAIRVAELERLQSKMAGLTPQQREAVEALTRSLTAKLLHPQLVALREAARSKDAE; from the coding sequence ATGAGTCAGGCCAGACAAATCAGCCTTGTGCTGCTCGGAGTCAATCACAACACCGCCCCCATCGAGGTGCGGGAGCGGTTGGCGATTCCATCGGGCAGCCTCGCCGATGCGACGCGCACGTTGGTGCATCAGCCCGGTATCCGCGAAGGGCTGATTCTATCTACCTGCAATCGTGTCGAGTTGGTCACGCTCCAGGAGGATTCGTCCGAATCCGATGGCAAGGCGGATCTTTTGCGCTTCCTGCACGAGTATTTCAGCGTACCGCCAGGAGAGATTCAACCACATCTTTATGAATTCCGAGAGCGAGAAGCGGTCAGGCACCTCTTCCGTGTCGCCAGTTCGCTGGACAGCATGGTCGTGGGAGAGCCGCAGATTTTGGGACAGGTCAAGGAATCCTACACTGTCGCACGAGAGGTCGGGGCAGTTGCGGGCAACCTTGAGGGACTTTTGCAGCGGGCGTTTACCGTGGCAAAGAGAATTCGTAATGAGACGCAGATTGGCTCTAGTTCTGTTTCAATCGCTTCTGTCGCTGTAGATCTTGCATTGAAGATATTTGGTTCCTTGGAGGGCAAGACCATTCTGTTAGTGGGCGCGGGCAAAATGTCGGAGCTTGCGGCACGGCACCTGATTCAACAGGGAGCATCGACTATCCTAGTCGCTAACCGTACACAGGTGCGTGCCGAGAAGATTGCCGAAGAGCTTGCTGGCCCGAAAATTCATACAGAAGCTATTGCATTTAGTGATCTCCACGCCCAGGCGGCGCGCGCCGATATCGTGATATCGAGCACCGGCTCCTCTGAAAAGATATTCCATGCGTCACACGGGCAGCACTTCCTGCAGCAGCGTCGGAACCGCCCGATGTTCTTTATCGACATTGCCGTCCCGCGCGACGTAGATCCCGGCCTGAACGAAGTCGAAGGATGCTTCGTCTACGATATTGACGATCTGCAGCAGGTTGCGCAGGCTAATCTTGCTGACCGCGCGCGTGAGGCGGAGGTAGCTGAGAATATCGTCAGTAAAGAGGTCGACAAGTATCAGCAGCGGCTGCAATCGCGTGACGCGGTGCCTGCTATTGTTGCGCTGCAACAGAACGCGGAGGCGATCCGTGTGGCCGAGTTAGAGCGACTGCAATCGAAGATGGCTGGTTTGACGCCGCAGCAGCGCGAGGCGGTCGAGGCGCTGACACGGTCGCTGACGGCGAAGCTGCTGCATCCGCAGTTGGTCGCGCTGCGCGAAGCGGCACGCTCGAAGGACGCGGAGTAG
- the hemC gene encoding hydroxymethylbilane synthase gives MSNVQHSSEDIIRIGSRGSQLALWQANHVMEALRAAGYRAEIEIIRTTGDRMQQPGFVPPANLDGKGIFIKEIEEALEQGRIDLAVHSLKDLPTELAPQFTLAAIPRRADARDVWVCEQYWGLHTLPEGGRIGTTSPRRRAQLLALRPDVQFVEVRGNIDTRLRKLEEGQCDALVLAAAGLDRLGRTENVHYRFRPDELCPAPGQGALAIETLSASSARNLFIRDSVAFLDHAPTRFAVEAERVVLDALGGGCSLPIGVHCIPPCEDNGKWRMIAQVVAPDGEAVVTVEAEAAHATDPCALGDQVADELKSRGALDLLASTA, from the coding sequence ATGAGCAACGTGCAGCACAGTTCCGAAGACATAATCCGTATCGGCAGCAGGGGCTCTCAACTCGCACTATGGCAGGCCAATCACGTCATGGAGGCGCTTCGCGCCGCCGGGTATCGTGCCGAGATTGAGATCATCCGCACGACCGGTGACCGCATGCAGCAGCCAGGGTTCGTCCCGCCCGCAAACCTCGATGGCAAGGGTATCTTCATCAAAGAAATCGAAGAGGCGCTCGAACAGGGAAGGATCGACTTGGCCGTCCACAGCTTGAAGGACCTGCCTACTGAGCTTGCTCCACAGTTCACGCTCGCTGCGATTCCCAGGCGTGCTGACGCGCGCGACGTGTGGGTGTGCGAGCAGTATTGGGGACTCCACACACTGCCTGAGGGGGGGCGTATAGGCACCACCAGTCCACGTCGCCGCGCACAACTGCTCGCGCTGCGTCCAGACGTGCAGTTTGTCGAAGTGCGTGGAAACATCGACACCCGCCTCCGTAAACTCGAAGAGGGCCAGTGCGACGCGCTCGTGTTGGCTGCCGCCGGCCTTGATCGTCTCGGACGCACGGAGAACGTCCATTATCGCTTCCGTCCGGATGAGCTTTGTCCCGCGCCAGGTCAGGGTGCTCTTGCGATCGAGACGCTCAGTGCCTCTAGCGCGCGTAACCTCTTCATCCGCGATTCAGTCGCGTTTCTCGACCACGCTCCGACACGCTTTGCCGTGGAAGCGGAACGCGTGGTCCTCGACGCTCTGGGCGGGGGCTGCTCGCTCCCAATCGGTGTGCATTGTATTCCTCCATGCGAAGACAACGGCAAATGGCGCATGATCGCCCAAGTGGTCGCTCCGGACGGTGAAGCCGTAGTGACGGTCGAGGCCGAAGCCGCGCATGCCACGGATCCTTGTGCGCTGGGAGACCAGGTAGCCGACGAGTTGAAATCCCGAGGTGCGCTCGACTTGCTTGCCTCCACAGCCTGA
- a CDS encoding uroporphyrinogen-III synthase translates to MDVPPLSQRRILVTRTRQQASELAARLESLGASAILIPTIEIVPPESYSALDTALSKLDRYNWLLFTSANAVEVFHRRWDRVSIPPRIAVIGPATAHAVESLGLRADLIPERYVAESLASELAPYAAKSRMLLVRAAEARDVLPETLRAAGAEVTIAEAYRNQIPAGSVVALQSLFADASSFPDAITFTSSSTARNLFTLLEAGGIKLPEKIIRASIGPITSQTLHELGHPPHVEAASHTIPALVQSLVVHFAA, encoded by the coding sequence ATGGACGTGCCTCCCCTCAGCCAAAGACGCATCCTGGTCACACGCACGCGGCAGCAAGCCTCGGAGCTTGCCGCACGTCTCGAATCACTGGGCGCGTCTGCCATTCTCATTCCGACGATAGAGATCGTTCCGCCAGAATCCTATTCCGCGCTCGACACAGCCTTGAGCAAACTTGATCGCTACAACTGGCTGCTCTTCACCAGTGCAAACGCAGTGGAGGTATTTCATCGTAGGTGGGACAGGGTATCCATTCCACCTCGCATCGCCGTCATTGGACCGGCCACGGCGCACGCGGTCGAGTCACTTGGACTTAGAGCCGACCTGATCCCCGAGCGCTACGTCGCCGAATCGCTGGCCTCCGAGCTTGCACCCTACGCCGCGAAGTCGCGAATGCTGCTCGTGCGTGCCGCAGAGGCCCGCGACGTTCTCCCTGAGACCCTCCGCGCCGCTGGTGCCGAGGTCACCATCGCGGAAGCCTATCGCAACCAGATTCCTGCCGGATCGGTTGTGGCGCTCCAGTCGCTCTTTGCTGACGCCAGTTCATTCCCCGATGCGATAACGTTCACCAGTTCTTCTACCGCGCGTAATTTATTCACCTTGCTTGAAGCAGGAGGGATAAAACTGCCAGAAAAGATCATTCGTGCGTCTATCGGTCCAATTACGAGTCAGACGCTGCACGAATTGGGACATCCACCGCACGTCGAGGCTGCAAGCCATACGATTCCTGCGCTCGTGCAGTCTCTTGTAGTGCACTTTGCCGCCTAA
- the nth gene encoding endonuclease III, producing MAPAKTVKTAKSSKRENPLAPERVKAILDVLAKTYPGVVCALHHRNAWELTVATILSAQCTDVRVNMVTPALFKAFPTPKAMAAASLPEIESLIRTTGFFRNKAKSIQGAARVVTEEFGGKVPQTMEEILRLPGVARKTGNVVLGSWYGIAAGIVVDTHVMRLSKRLELTKQTTPEKVEQDLMKIIPQDRWIAFSHELIHHGRQVCVARKPKCADCTLEKLCNAPDKTWSSH from the coding sequence ATGGCCCCGGCGAAGACAGTAAAGACGGCGAAGTCATCGAAGCGGGAGAACCCTCTTGCGCCTGAACGCGTGAAGGCGATTCTAGATGTGCTGGCGAAGACCTATCCCGGCGTGGTCTGCGCGCTGCATCATCGCAACGCATGGGAATTGACCGTCGCCACGATCCTCTCGGCACAATGCACAGACGTGCGTGTGAACATGGTGACACCCGCGCTGTTCAAGGCATTCCCAACACCGAAAGCAATGGCCGCTGCTTCCCTGCCCGAGATCGAATCGCTCATCCGTACGACGGGATTCTTCCGCAACAAAGCCAAATCAATCCAGGGTGCGGCGCGTGTCGTGACTGAAGAGTTCGGCGGAAAAGTTCCGCAGACGATGGAAGAGATTCTGCGGCTGCCAGGCGTGGCTCGTAAGACTGGCAACGTCGTGCTCGGCTCCTGGTATGGAATCGCGGCAGGAATTGTTGTCGATACGCACGTTATGCGGTTGTCGAAGCGCCTGGAGTTGACGAAGCAAACTACGCCTGAAAAAGTCGAGCAAGACCTGATGAAGATTATCCCGCAAGACCGCTGGATCGCTTTTTCACATGAGCTAATCCATCATGGCCGCCAGGTGTGCGTCGCCCGTAAACCAAAGTGTGCGGACTGCACACTGGAAAAGCTATGCAATGCTCCGGACAAGACGTGGAGTTCGCACTGA
- a CDS encoding chlorite dismutase family protein, which produces MTNTYVAPEAAVEGTETAHGKPDAAPATKTGRPATSHAPASHDPSKPAVKRQIVCFSFYKVLPEWKRLPATEKTAHKAEFAEVLEKWNKPGEFLSVTYSTVGTRGDVDMCVWTIGYAVDELNLMRSELLGTSLGGYLTVPHNFLAMTKRSQYQIGRPDESEGEGRGAIRPGGQKYIFIYPFWKTRPWYLLPMDERKRLMDEHIRVGLSYPRVKLNTTYSFGLDDQEFVVAFETNFPDDFLDLVQQLRETEASMYTLKDTPVFSCVRMSATEMLDRLG; this is translated from the coding sequence ATGACGAACACATATGTCGCGCCAGAAGCTGCTGTTGAAGGAACCGAAACCGCGCACGGAAAACCGGATGCTGCTCCAGCGACGAAGACGGGAAGGCCTGCTACGAGCCACGCGCCCGCTTCGCACGACCCCTCGAAGCCCGCGGTTAAGCGCCAGATTGTCTGCTTCAGCTTCTACAAAGTGCTGCCCGAGTGGAAACGTCTGCCCGCTACCGAAAAAACCGCACATAAAGCCGAGTTTGCCGAGGTGCTGGAAAAGTGGAACAAGCCTGGCGAGTTTCTTTCAGTGACTTACTCGACCGTAGGTACACGCGGCGACGTGGACATGTGCGTGTGGACGATCGGCTATGCAGTTGATGAGTTGAACCTGATGCGCAGCGAACTGCTTGGCACCTCGCTGGGTGGATACCTCACGGTACCCCACAATTTCCTCGCAATGACGAAACGTTCGCAGTACCAGATTGGCCGTCCCGATGAAAGCGAAGGTGAAGGACGCGGCGCGATTCGCCCCGGCGGGCAGAAGTACATCTTCATTTATCCCTTCTGGAAGACGCGACCGTGGTATCTGCTGCCGATGGATGAACGGAAGCGGCTGATGGATGAGCATATCCGCGTGGGGCTTTCGTATCCGCGCGTGAAGCTGAATACAACCTACTCGTTTGGACTGGACGATCAGGAGTTCGTCGTCGCGTTTGAGACAAACTTTCCGGACGACTTCCTTGACCTTGTACAGCAGTTACGCGAGACCGAGGCCAGCATGTATACCCTGAAAGACACACCTGTGTTTAGCTGCGTCCGGATGTCTGCCACAGAGATGCTGGACCGACTGGGATAA
- a CDS encoding DedA family protein: MSGKLIAILVGLIASGGYASVVLLMAIQSACIPIPSEVIMPLAGYALAHTQWDLILLATVASLASNLGSIPAYWVGAWGGRPMVERYGSYLLLSRRDLDLVDRFFARYGSLAVLIGRMLPIVRTFIAFPAGVAKMNQLRFHIYTFIGSWPWCYVLAYVGMKLGAQWNTNPQFQAIFHRFHLVVELAIILGAVWFAVSHWKNRICVEKA; encoded by the coding sequence ATGTCCGGAAAACTCATCGCAATCCTCGTCGGCCTGATCGCCAGCGGAGGCTACGCCAGTGTGGTACTGCTGATGGCTATTCAGTCGGCTTGTATCCCTATTCCGTCGGAGGTCATCATGCCTCTGGCTGGATACGCTCTGGCGCACACGCAGTGGGATCTCATCCTACTCGCCACTGTCGCATCACTGGCATCCAACCTCGGATCTATCCCTGCGTACTGGGTGGGCGCATGGGGCGGACGCCCGATGGTCGAGCGCTACGGCAGCTACTTGCTTCTGAGCCGTCGCGACCTTGATCTCGTCGATCGCTTTTTTGCCCGCTACGGCTCACTTGCTGTGCTCATCGGAAGAATGTTGCCCATCGTCCGCACGTTCATCGCGTTCCCCGCGGGCGTGGCGAAGATGAACCAGCTTCGCTTCCACATCTACACCTTCATCGGTTCGTGGCCTTGGTGTTACGTGCTCGCGTACGTGGGGATGAAGCTCGGCGCGCAGTGGAACACAAACCCACAGTTCCAGGCCATCTTCCATCGCTTCCATCTTGTAGTGGAACTTGCCATCATTCTGGGGGCAGTGTGGTTCGCCGTCTCGCACTGGAAGAACCGCATTTGCGTCGAAAAAGCGTAG